The region GCCTCGAAAGCGAGTGTGGCGCAAGTCACCGAGGGTTCAAATCCCTCCGCTACCGCTGTAGAAGGGCCTCGCCGAACGGCGGGGCCTTTCGTGCGACATCAGTCGAGTGGGTTCAGTCGAGTGTGCGTGGTCGGGTCTGGTCGGGTCTGAGGGGGAGGCCGCCGTGGCGGTGAATGCGAAGAAGATAGCCGTCTATGCCCTCGTGGTCTTCGTGCTGTACGTGATCATCACGGACCCCAAGGCGGCGGCCGGGTACGTCGAGATAGCGTTCGAAGGAATCTCGAACGCGGCCAGTGCCATAGGTGACTTCATGACCTGGGTCGCCGACGGCGCGAAGTAGCGGTCAGTCAGCCAGCCCAAGCAGCAGCCGGGGAGTGCATGTGATCCGCCATCTGGTCCTCTTCAAGCTCAACGAGGGCGTCCAGCGCGACGAACCGCGGGTCGTGGCGGGTGCCGAGGCCTTTCGTGCCCTGTCCGGCCAGATCGACGAACTCCGCTTCTGGGAGTGCGCCTGGAACATCACGGACCGCCCCATCGCCTACGACTTCGCGATCAACTCGGCCGTCGACGACATGGCCGCGCTGAAGCGGTACCTCGAACACCCGGCCCATCAGGCGGCCGCCGGACTGTGGCGTGAGTTCGCCACGTGGGTGATCGCCGACTACGAGGTCTGAATCCGAGGTCCGACTCGAAATCCGACCCGTACGGCCGCACGGATGGCTCCGCACCGGAACGGTGTGGGGCCTTTTTGCGTCTTGTGCGCCAACCCTTCCTCAACACGGTGTTATGGGGTGCTTGCACACAGTGCACATGTCTTGTGATGCTATGACCGCTTTTGACGGATGAGTTGACCGTTGAGTCGACCATTGAGTTGACCGATGAAGAGGTGGCGTTGACCGTGTCGGCCAGTACTGCGCCACCCCAGGAAGCCCCCGCCCAAGAAGCCCCCGCCCAGGAAATCGCACCTCAGGAGCCCGCTCCCCAGCGGAGTCGGGGCGCGGACACCCGGGCACTCACCCAGGTGCTCTTCGGCCAGCTCAAGATGCTGGATCCCGGTACGCCGGAGCACACCCGCGTACGGGGGGCGCTCATCGAGGCGAACATCCCGCTCGTGCGGTACGCGGCCGCCCGCTTCCGCTCCCGCAACGAGCCGATGGAGGACGTCGTCCAGGTCGGCACCATCGGGCTGATCAACGCCATCGACCGGTTCGACCCCGACCGGGGCGTGCAGTTCCCCACGTTCGCGATGCCGACCGTCATCGGCGAGATCAAGCGGTACTTCCGGGACAACGTCCGCACGGTCCACGTACCGCGCCGGCTGCACGAGTTGTGGGTACAGGTCAACGGGGCGACCGAGGACCTGACGACGGCCTTCGGGCGCACCCCGACGACCGCCGAGATCGCCGAGCGGCTGCGCATCAGCGAGGAGGACGTGCTGTCCTGCATCGAGGCCGGCCGCTCGTACCACGCGACCTCGCTGGAGGCCGCTCAGGAGGGCGACGGTCTGCCCGGCC is a window of Streptomyces sp. B21-083 DNA encoding:
- a CDS encoding RNA polymerase sigma factor SigF, whose product is MALTVSASTAPPQEAPAQEAPAQEIAPQEPAPQRSRGADTRALTQVLFGQLKMLDPGTPEHTRVRGALIEANIPLVRYAAARFRSRNEPMEDVVQVGTIGLINAIDRFDPDRGVQFPTFAMPTVIGEIKRYFRDNVRTVHVPRRLHELWVQVNGATEDLTTAFGRTPTTAEIAERLRISEEDVLSCIEAGRSYHATSLEAAQEGDGLPGLVDRLGYEDPALDGVEHRDLVRHLLVQLPEREQRILLLRYYSNLTQSQISAELGVSQMHVSRLLARSFARLRSANRVEA
- a CDS encoding Dabb family protein, coding for MIRHLVLFKLNEGVQRDEPRVVAGAEAFRALSGQIDELRFWECAWNITDRPIAYDFAINSAVDDMAALKRYLEHPAHQAAAGLWREFATWVIADYEV